A window of the Deinococcus aquiradiocola genome harbors these coding sequences:
- the coxB gene encoding cytochrome c oxidase subunit II, translating to MSAPAAVPVLQPASPLAAPITHLTVFTLALGLAVFLAVTGATLYFSWKYRHRGARSEPPQLFGNARDEVIWMVLAALLLTLLFALAWWTMNRADPHTGQDGRPDLIVTGHQWYWEASYPRGSNPEGQGVARTANEIHIPAGRRMLVQLQSADVIHDLWVPQLGRKLDAVPGQNGRLWLQADRPGRYLGACAEFCGAQHAWMRFTVIAEPEASYRAWLARQARPAAAATGPAAQGAALLVREGCGECHTVRGLGTHGTVGPDLTHFASRATFAGGALRRTPAQVRSWLQDPQRAKPGTRMPRYPLTQEQLTQLTTYLETLK from the coding sequence GTGAGCGCCCCCGCGGCCGTTCCCGTCCTGCAGCCCGCCTCTCCCCTCGCCGCACCGATCACGCACCTCACGGTGTTCACGCTCGCGCTCGGCCTCGCCGTGTTCCTGGCCGTGACTGGCGCGACCCTGTACTTCAGCTGGAAGTACCGGCACCGCGGCGCGCGCAGCGAACCGCCCCAGCTGTTCGGGAACGCCCGCGACGAGGTGATCTGGATGGTCCTCGCCGCGCTGCTGCTCACCCTGCTGTTCGCGCTCGCGTGGTGGACCATGAACCGCGCCGACCCGCACACCGGGCAGGACGGCCGCCCCGACCTGATCGTCACGGGCCACCAGTGGTACTGGGAGGCCAGCTACCCGCGCGGCAGCAACCCCGAAGGGCAGGGCGTCGCCCGGACCGCCAACGAGATCCACATCCCCGCCGGACGGCGCATGCTGGTGCAGCTGCAGAGCGCCGACGTGATCCACGACCTGTGGGTGCCTCAGCTCGGCCGGAAACTCGACGCGGTCCCCGGCCAGAACGGCCGCCTGTGGCTGCAGGCCGACCGGCCCGGCCGGTACCTGGGCGCCTGCGCCGAATTCTGCGGCGCGCAGCACGCCTGGATGCGCTTCACGGTGATCGCCGAACCGGAAGCGAGCTACCGCGCCTGGCTCGCCCGTCAGGCGCGCCCCGCCGCCGCGGCGACCGGCCCGGCCGCACAGGGCGCCGCGCTCCTCGTCCGGGAAGGCTGCGGCGAGTGCCACACCGTGCGCGGCCTCGGCACGCACGGCACGGTCGGCCCGGACCTCACGCACTTCGCGTCGCGCGCCACCTTCGCGGGCGGCGCGCTGCGCCGCACCCCGGCGCAGGTGCGCTCGTGGCTGCAGGACCCGCAGCGCGCCAAGCCCGGCACGCGCATGCCGCGCTACCCGCTCACGCAGGAGCAGCTCACGCAGCTCACCACGTACCTGGAGACCCTGAAATGA
- the ctaD gene encoding cytochrome c oxidase subunit I — MTASPTRTRTRLRGAASLLASTDHKVIGLLYLALGSLYFLIGGLEALVMRVQLAAPGNAVLTGETYNAFFTLHGTTMIFLAVMPMLLGFSNYLLPLQIGARDMAFPRLNAFGFWITALGGLLLYLSLLEGPPSAGWFAYAPLSERPFSMSLGTDFWAAALIFMGTGSTLTAINLIVTTLRYRAPGMGLWMMPMFSWMAFVNSVIIVFAMPALNAALVMLEVDRALGGHNFAHGGSALLWQHYFWFFGHPEVYIMILPAWGLISEVIPVYARKPIFGYEFVAGSTLAIAVLSFAVYAHHMFAVGLSRPVNLAFAASTMLIAIPTGIKVLNWVATLWRGSIRFETPMLYALAFLVQFTLGGVTGVSFAVLPIDWQVTDTYYVVAHFHYVLMGGTLFALLSGLHHYYPKMTGRLLGDTLGKAAFWLITLGFNGVFLVQHALGLMGMPRRVYTYPDLPGWGALNRVSTVSAFVMGAGLVLVLVNLVVSRQLGRVAGDNPWRAWTLEWATSSPPPAGNFTRLPPVKSRRPLWDLAHPEDPDHRRPARHDRTHGHIRPEEQEHPR, encoded by the coding sequence ATGACGGCCTCCCCCACCCGTACCCGCACCCGCCTGCGCGGCGCGGCCAGCCTGCTCGCCAGCACCGACCACAAGGTCATCGGGCTGCTGTACCTCGCGCTCGGCAGCCTGTACTTCCTGATCGGCGGTCTGGAAGCGCTCGTGATGCGCGTGCAGCTCGCCGCGCCCGGCAACGCCGTCCTGACCGGCGAGACGTACAACGCCTTCTTCACCCTGCACGGCACCACCATGATCTTCCTGGCGGTCATGCCGATGCTGCTCGGCTTCAGCAACTACCTGCTTCCGCTGCAGATCGGGGCGCGCGACATGGCCTTCCCGCGCCTGAACGCCTTCGGGTTCTGGATCACCGCGCTCGGCGGGCTGCTGCTGTACCTCAGCCTGCTGGAAGGCCCGCCGTCCGCCGGGTGGTTCGCGTACGCGCCGCTCAGCGAACGGCCCTTCAGCATGAGCCTCGGCACGGACTTCTGGGCAGCCGCGCTGATCTTCATGGGGACCGGCAGCACCCTCACGGCCATCAACCTGATCGTGACGACCCTGCGCTACCGCGCGCCCGGCATGGGCCTGTGGATGATGCCGATGTTCTCGTGGATGGCCTTCGTGAACAGCGTCATCATCGTGTTCGCGATGCCCGCCCTGAACGCCGCCCTCGTGATGCTGGAGGTGGACCGCGCGCTCGGCGGGCACAACTTCGCGCACGGCGGCAGCGCCCTGCTGTGGCAGCACTACTTCTGGTTCTTCGGGCACCCGGAGGTGTACATCATGATCCTGCCCGCCTGGGGGCTCATCAGCGAGGTGATTCCCGTGTACGCCCGCAAACCGATCTTCGGGTACGAGTTCGTGGCGGGCAGCACGCTCGCCATCGCGGTGCTGAGCTTCGCGGTGTACGCGCACCACATGTTCGCGGTGGGCCTCTCGCGGCCCGTGAACCTCGCCTTCGCGGCCAGCACCATGCTGATCGCCATTCCGACCGGCATCAAGGTCCTGAACTGGGTCGCGACCCTCTGGCGCGGCAGCATCCGCTTCGAGACGCCGATGCTGTACGCGCTCGCGTTCCTGGTGCAGTTCACGCTGGGCGGCGTGACCGGCGTGAGCTTCGCGGTCCTCCCCATCGACTGGCAGGTGACGGACACGTACTACGTCGTCGCGCACTTCCACTACGTCCTGATGGGCGGCACGCTGTTCGCGCTGCTGTCGGGCCTGCACCACTACTACCCCAAGATGACGGGCCGCCTGCTGGGCGACACGCTCGGCAAGGCCGCCTTCTGGCTCATCACACTCGGCTTCAACGGCGTGTTCCTGGTGCAGCACGCGCTCGGCCTGATGGGGATGCCGCGGCGCGTGTACACGTACCCGGACCTGCCCGGCTGGGGCGCCCTGAACCGCGTCTCGACCGTCAGCGCCTTCGTGATGGGGGCGGGACTGGTGCTCGTGCTCGTGAACCTGGTCGTGAGCCGGCAGCTGGGCCGCGTGGCAGGCGACAACCCCTGGCGGGCGTGGACGCTGGAGTGGGCGACGAGCAGCCCGCCACCTGCCGGGAACTTCACGCGGCTTCCGCCCGTGAAGTCCAGGCGGCCCCTGTGGGACCTCGCGCACCCGGAGGACCCGGACCACCGGCGGCCCGCACGGCACGACCGCACGCACGGCCATATCCGCCCGGAAGAGCAGGAGCACCCGCGGTGA
- a CDS encoding cytochrome c oxidase subunit 3 — translation MSGSHAAAPPPISRVSSGRMGMALFLFGDAVTFTLLIVGHLYLRRHAPQGAPHLDLSGTLVFSVLLWASSGTLWAAERLRDVPRVSGVLYALTGLLGLTFVAGTLQEWLQLVQAGYGVSSTLFFTGYYTLTGLHALHVLLGALALLVLAALRFRDRLGWRRRGVTDALGLYWHFVDAVWVLLFLLLYVWRGP, via the coding sequence GTGAGCGGTTCGCACGCGGCCGCCCCGCCGCCCATCTCGCGCGTCAGCAGCGGCCGCATGGGCATGGCGCTCTTCCTGTTCGGGGACGCCGTGACGTTCACGCTGCTGATCGTCGGGCACCTGTACCTGCGCCGGCACGCGCCGCAGGGCGCCCCTCACCTCGACCTGAGCGGCACGCTCGTCTTCAGCGTGCTGCTGTGGGCGTCGAGCGGCACCCTGTGGGCCGCCGAGCGACTGCGGGACGTGCCGCGCGTGTCGGGCGTGCTGTACGCCCTGACGGGCCTGCTCGGGCTGACCTTCGTGGCAGGCACCCTGCAGGAGTGGCTGCAGCTCGTGCAGGCCGGGTACGGGGTGTCCAGCACCCTGTTCTTCACCGGGTACTACACGCTGACGGGCCTGCATGCCCTGCACGTGCTGCTCGGTGCGCTCGCCCTGCTGGTGCTGGCCGCGCTGCGCTTCCGGGACCGGCTCGGGTGGCGGAGGCGCGGCGTGACGGACGCGCTCGGCCTGTACTGGCATTTTGTGGACGCCGTGTGGGTGCTGCTGTTCCTGCTGCTGTACGTGTGGCGGGGACCGTGA
- a CDS encoding cytochrome c oxidase assembly protein, which translates to MIRPLPLAGAVLAALGSAALGAASLRGGDWPFSEHMAAHLLLSLAAAPLAVLAVPGWRPRPDGVLAVLLCAAVLLGLHQPHVMTRLMTPAGHALEAALYLLSALPLWLRAAQGGAGAAGALLLQMAVCAGLGAALTFSAGVYPARADDTALGGVLMWVVGGSVVMLAALATLISHLKTPEVPHEVTP; encoded by the coding sequence GTGATCCGTCCCCTGCCGCTGGCGGGAGCCGTCCTCGCGGCGCTCGGGTCGGCTGCGCTGGGCGCCGCGTCCCTGCGCGGGGGAGACTGGCCGTTCAGCGAACACATGGCCGCCCACCTGCTGCTGAGCCTCGCGGCCGCGCCGCTCGCGGTGCTGGCCGTGCCCGGCTGGCGGCCCCGCCCGGACGGCGTGCTCGCCGTGCTGCTCTGCGCCGCCGTGCTGCTCGGCCTGCACCAGCCGCACGTGATGACGCGCCTGATGACGCCCGCCGGGCACGCGCTCGAAGCGGCGCTGTACCTGCTCTCGGCGCTCCCGCTGTGGCTGCGGGCCGCGCAGGGCGGCGCGGGCGCTGCGGGCGCGCTGCTGCTGCAGATGGCGGTGTGCGCGGGCCTGGGGGCCGCCCTCACCTTCTCGGCGGGCGTGTACCCGGCCCGGGCGGACGACACCGCGCTCGGCGGCGTCCTGATGTGGGTGGTGGGCGGCAGCGTCGTCATGCTCGCCGCGCTCGCCACCCTGATCTCACACCTGAAGACCCCGGAGGTCCCGCATGAAGTCACCCCCTGA
- a CDS encoding QcrA and Rieske domain-containing protein — MKRRQARPLRDSELTRRQTLALVTLAGGTLAAAAAGYPVARAVLDPAFRHAGPGRWQTVGTVQDFPLGQTALVTFTRPHAEAGSGAVRKDTAWLTRQPDGWLALHNTCMHLGCPVQHQARSGLYFCPCHGGVYGADGRNLAGPPRIPLQRLQVRLNGQDVQVQPWDQPLPTLRGGA, encoded by the coding sequence GTGAAACGCCGGCAGGCGCGCCCCCTGCGCGACAGCGAGCTCACGCGGCGGCAGACGCTCGCCCTCGTGACGCTCGCGGGCGGCACGCTCGCCGCCGCGGCCGCCGGGTACCCGGTGGCGCGCGCCGTGCTGGACCCCGCCTTCCGGCACGCCGGGCCGGGCAGGTGGCAGACGGTCGGCACGGTGCAGGACTTCCCGCTCGGGCAGACCGCGCTCGTCACCTTCACCCGCCCGCACGCCGAGGCGGGCAGCGGCGCCGTCCGGAAGGACACCGCGTGGCTCACCCGGCAGCCGGACGGCTGGCTCGCGCTGCACAACACCTGCATGCACCTCGGCTGCCCCGTGCAGCACCAGGCGCGCTCCGGCCTGTACTTCTGCCCGTGCCACGGCGGGGTGTACGGCGCGGACGGCCGCAACCTCGCCGGACCGCCCCGCATCCCGCTGCAGCGCCTGCAGGTGCGGCTGAACGGTCAGGACGTGCAGGTGCAGCCGTGGGACCAGCCGCTCCCCACCCTGCGGGGCGGCGCGTGA
- a CDS encoding cytochrome b N-terminal domain-containing protein, producing MTPREQDGRPAEETGAPHLPARGPLAWLEERTGLVGTVARVAAHRVPRRSGWAYVFGSATLFAFVLQVVTGITLALFYEPSSATAYRSLQAISRPGTMEAVVRGLHYFGASLMVVMIGIHLIRVYLMAAYKYPREVQWLSGVVLLVLTLAMAFTGQVLRWDQNAVWSVVVGAEQASRAPGIGPVLARFLMGGATLNAGTLTHLFSLHALWLPGLMIVLIGLHVALVLRNGISEPPKPGEPVDRRTYRDRYRALVQRDGVPFWPDAAWRDALFGSACILIVAFLAWRIGAPALSAPPDPSIVQADPKPDWYLIWYFAVLALWPYSVTNPLLILAPLLVFGAMFLLPLVSSRGERAPSRRPWAVAVVVVGVTLVVSLTVLGEREPWLPKFGAPPLRAASVHGSDPAARRGAAVFHSASCILCHRIDEQGGLRGPDLSRVGARLDREQLTWRVQNGAASMPPYAGVLSAAQLRDVVAFLAARQ from the coding sequence GTGACGCCCCGGGAACAGGACGGCAGGCCCGCGGAAGAGACCGGCGCGCCGCACCTCCCCGCCCGCGGACCGCTCGCGTGGCTGGAGGAACGCACCGGGCTGGTCGGGACGGTCGCGCGCGTCGCCGCGCACCGCGTCCCGCGCCGCAGCGGATGGGCGTACGTGTTCGGGTCCGCCACCCTGTTCGCGTTCGTGCTGCAGGTCGTGACCGGCATCACGCTCGCGCTCTTCTACGAACCGTCGAGCGCCACGGCCTACCGCAGCCTGCAGGCCATCTCGCGGCCCGGCACGATGGAAGCCGTCGTACGCGGCCTGCACTACTTCGGGGCGTCCCTGATGGTCGTCATGATCGGCATCCACCTCATCCGGGTGTACCTGATGGCCGCGTACAAGTACCCGCGCGAGGTGCAGTGGCTGAGCGGCGTGGTGCTGCTCGTGCTGACGCTCGCCATGGCCTTCACCGGACAGGTCCTCCGCTGGGACCAGAACGCCGTGTGGAGCGTCGTGGTGGGCGCCGAGCAGGCCTCGCGCGCGCCCGGGATCGGCCCCGTCCTCGCGCGCTTCCTGATGGGCGGCGCGACCCTCAACGCCGGGACGCTCACGCACCTGTTCTCGCTGCACGCCCTGTGGCTGCCGGGCCTGATGATCGTGTTGATCGGCCTGCACGTCGCGCTCGTGCTGCGCAACGGCATCAGTGAACCGCCGAAACCGGGCGAACCTGTCGACCGGCGCACGTACCGCGACCGCTACCGCGCGCTCGTGCAGCGGGACGGCGTGCCGTTCTGGCCGGACGCCGCGTGGCGCGACGCGCTCTTCGGGAGTGCCTGCATCCTGATCGTCGCGTTCCTCGCGTGGCGGATCGGCGCGCCCGCCCTGAGCGCCCCGCCCGACCCGAGCATCGTGCAGGCCGACCCGAAACCCGACTGGTACCTCATCTGGTACTTCGCGGTGCTGGCCCTGTGGCCGTACAGCGTCACGAACCCGCTGCTGATCCTCGCGCCGCTGCTGGTGTTCGGCGCGATGTTCCTGCTGCCGCTCGTGAGTTCGCGCGGTGAGCGCGCCCCGAGCCGCCGCCCGTGGGCCGTCGCCGTGGTCGTGGTCGGCGTGACGCTCGTCGTGAGCCTCACCGTACTCGGCGAGCGCGAACCGTGGCTTCCGAAGTTCGGCGCGCCGCCCCTGCGGGCCGCGTCCGTGCACGGCAGCGACCCGGCCGCGCGGCGCGGCGCGGCCGTGTTCCACAGCGCGTCCTGCATCCTCTGCCACCGCATCGACGAGCAGGGCGGCCTGCGCGGCCCGGACCTCAGCCGCGTGGGCGCCCGGCTCGACCGCGAGCAGCTGACGTGGCGCGTCCAGAACGGCGCGGCCAGCATGCCCCCCTACGCCGGGGTGCTCAGCGCCGCGCAGCTGCGGGACGTGGTCGCGTTCCTCGCGGCCCGGCAGTGA
- a CDS encoding DUF47 domain-containing protein — protein sequence MVMSRLLPQNTKFGALFTAQAENAVVTAQALVTLLEDYTDLQGKVKRLRDLEHEGDRLSRETLNVLAASFIVPFDRADILELNTHLDDLVDDLEEAGRMFQLYRVETPVPQALALARIAHEQARLLAQAMPLLEHLKRADELNRITARVRELEDDADRLGDEVQSTLYDGVTDVQGMIRAMRTGEIVGLLEQATDQAQRVAATVESILLKNA from the coding sequence ATGGTCATGTCACGCCTCCTCCCACAGAACACGAAGTTCGGCGCGCTGTTCACCGCGCAGGCCGAGAACGCCGTCGTGACGGCTCAGGCCCTCGTCACGCTCCTCGAGGACTACACCGACCTGCAGGGCAAGGTGAAGCGCCTGCGCGACCTCGAACACGAAGGGGACCGCCTCAGCCGCGAGACGCTCAACGTGCTCGCCGCGTCGTTCATCGTGCCGTTCGACCGGGCCGACATCCTCGAACTGAACACGCACCTCGACGACCTCGTCGACGACCTCGAAGAGGCCGGACGGATGTTCCAGCTGTACCGCGTGGAAACCCCCGTCCCGCAGGCGCTCGCGCTCGCCCGGATCGCGCACGAGCAGGCCAGACTGCTCGCGCAGGCCATGCCGCTCCTCGAGCACCTGAAACGCGCCGACGAGCTCAACCGCATCACGGCACGCGTCCGCGAGCTGGAGGACGACGCCGACCGGCTCGGGGACGAGGTGCAGTCCACGCTGTACGACGGCGTGACGGACGTGCAGGGCATGATCCGCGCCATGCGGACCGGCGAGATCGTCGGCCTGCTCGAACAGGCGACCGATCAGGCGCAGCGCGTCGCGGCCACCGTCGAGAGCATCCTGCTGAAGAACGCCTGA
- a CDS encoding inorganic phosphate transporter — translation MTTALLILIGIVTLALIFDYINGFHDTANAIATSVATRVLTPAQAIGMAAVMNVVGALTGTAVAKTISRDIVAPGIAGDLRLVAAALVAAIVWNLITWWRGLPSSSSHALVFSLVGAGVAAGGWGAIVPKGVNKTLLGLVTSPVLGFAVSMILMGVVLWLFARHMRPGTVTRVFRPLQVFSAAFMAFSHGGNDAQKTMGIITLALGAYLGSTLDTVPTWVVLSCAGAMGLGTATGGWRIIRTMGFKVVDLKPIDGFVAELSAASIIEGASRLGIPVSTTHVISTTIMGVGTTKGYKHVKWQVAGRIVIAWVLTIPVCTALGWLCFRAAQLF, via the coding sequence ATGACGACCGCCCTCCTCATCCTGATCGGCATCGTCACACTCGCCCTGATCTTCGACTACATCAACGGCTTCCACGACACCGCGAACGCCATCGCCACCAGCGTCGCCACGCGCGTCCTCACGCCCGCGCAGGCCATCGGCATGGCGGCCGTCATGAACGTCGTCGGAGCGCTCACCGGCACGGCCGTCGCGAAAACCATCAGCCGCGACATCGTCGCGCCCGGCATCGCGGGCGACCTGCGGCTCGTCGCGGCCGCCCTCGTCGCCGCGATCGTCTGGAACCTCATCACGTGGTGGCGCGGCCTGCCGAGCAGCAGCAGTCACGCGCTCGTGTTCAGCCTCGTCGGCGCGGGCGTCGCGGCGGGCGGCTGGGGCGCCATCGTCCCGAAAGGCGTGAACAAGACGCTGCTCGGCCTCGTCACGTCGCCCGTGCTGGGCTTCGCGGTGTCCATGATCCTGATGGGCGTGGTGCTGTGGCTGTTCGCGCGGCACATGCGGCCCGGCACGGTCACGCGCGTGTTCCGGCCGCTGCAGGTGTTCTCGGCGGCGTTCATGGCGTTCTCGCACGGCGGGAACGACGCGCAGAAGACGATGGGCATCATCACGCTCGCGCTCGGCGCGTATCTCGGCAGCACCCTCGACACCGTGCCCACCTGGGTGGTGCTCAGCTGCGCGGGCGCCATGGGCCTCGGGACCGCGACGGGCGGGTGGCGCATCATCCGCACCATGGGCTTCAAGGTCGTGGACCTGAAACCCATCGACGGGTTCGTGGCGGAACTCAGCGCCGCCAGCATCATCGAAGGCGCGAGCCGCCTCGGAATTCCCGTCAGCACCACGCACGTCATCAGCACCACCATCATGGGCGTCGGCACCACCAAGGGCTACAAGCACGTCAAGTGGCAGGTGGCGGGCCGCATCGTGATCGCGTGGGTGCTCACGATTCCCGTCTGCACCGCGCTCGGCTGGCTGTGCTTCCGCGCGGCGCAGCTCTTCTGA
- the queC gene encoding 7-cyano-7-deazaguanine synthase QueC, with amino-acid sequence MTETHETVQTHRRAVVLLSGGLDSSTTLAMAVREGYSCTGLSFRYGQRHTVELERAAQIARHFGADHRVIDINIGSFGGSALTDAAMTVPTDGTEDGVIPSTYVPGRNTVFIAVGLSLAEAIGAERVYLGINAVDYSGYPDCRPEYLAAFQTLADLATRAGLEGRGAVLTAPLVSMTKTDIVKAALELGVPVAWTWSCYQGGEEPCGVCDSCRIRDRALIEAGHPELATRHAQAQTH; translated from the coding sequence ATGACGGAAACACATGAGACGGTCCAGACACACCGGCGCGCGGTGGTGCTGCTCTCGGGCGGGCTGGATTCCAGCACGACGCTGGCGATGGCGGTGCGGGAGGGGTACAGCTGTACGGGCCTGTCGTTCCGGTACGGGCAGCGGCACACGGTGGAGTTGGAGCGTGCGGCGCAGATCGCGCGGCACTTCGGGGCGGACCACCGGGTGATCGACATCAACATCGGGTCGTTCGGGGGGAGCGCGCTGACGGACGCGGCGATGACGGTGCCGACGGACGGGACGGAGGACGGGGTGATCCCGTCGACGTACGTGCCGGGGCGGAACACGGTGTTCATCGCGGTGGGGCTGAGCCTGGCGGAGGCGATCGGGGCGGAGCGGGTGTACCTGGGGATCAACGCGGTGGATTACAGCGGGTACCCGGACTGCCGCCCGGAGTACCTCGCGGCGTTCCAGACGCTGGCGGACCTGGCCACCAGAGCGGGGCTGGAGGGGCGCGGGGCGGTGCTGACGGCGCCGCTGGTGAGCATGACGAAGACGGACATCGTGAAGGCGGCGCTGGAGTTGGGCGTGCCGGTCGCGTGGACGTGGAGCTGCTACCAGGGGGGCGAGGAGCCGTGCGGGGTGTGCGACTCGTGCCGCATCCGTGACCGGGCACTGATCGAGGCGGGCCACCCGGAACTCGCCACCCGGCACGCGCAGGCGCAGACGCACTGA
- a CDS encoding 7-carboxy-7-deazaguanine synthase QueE encodes MKYPVYERFYTWQGEGVHLGAAAYFIRLYGCPQACPWCDSAGTWHRDYRPEGVTLMSAHDLAEVVRAESPAGAMVVITGGEPILFDLAPLTDALHALGRRVHLETSGIAPLRGELDWVTLSPKPFGTWPTPEVVARADEVKIIVHDVSDIQAGLETLDGLRGEAVIWLHPEWSRARERDMTVLNAITDTVKRHPRLRAGYQMHKLYRADDLDPSSDKRLIPLGGNTELGY; translated from the coding sequence ATGAAGTACCCGGTGTACGAGCGGTTCTACACCTGGCAGGGCGAGGGCGTGCACCTCGGCGCCGCCGCGTACTTCATCCGCCTGTACGGCTGCCCGCAGGCCTGCCCGTGGTGCGACAGTGCCGGGACCTGGCACCGGGACTACCGGCCGGAAGGCGTCACCCTGATGAGCGCGCACGACCTCGCGGAGGTCGTGCGCGCGGAGAGCCCGGCGGGCGCCATGGTGGTCATCACGGGCGGCGAGCCGATCCTGTTCGACCTGGCACCCCTCACGGACGCCCTGCACGCCCTGGGGCGGCGCGTGCACCTCGAGACGAGCGGCATCGCCCCGCTGCGCGGCGAGCTCGACTGGGTGACGCTGAGCCCGAAGCCGTTCGGCACGTGGCCCACCCCTGAAGTGGTGGCGCGGGCGGACGAGGTCAAGATCATCGTGCATGACGTGAGCGACATCCAGGCGGGCCTGGAGACGCTGGACGGCCTGCGCGGGGAAGCGGTGATCTGGCTGCACCCCGAGTGGAGCCGGGCCAGGGAGCGGGACATGACGGTGCTGAACGCGATCACGGACACGGTGAAACGCCATCCGCGCCTGCGGGCCGGGTACCAGATGCACAAGCTGTACCGTGCGGACGACCTGGACCCTTCGAGTGACAAGCGACTCATCCCGCTCGGCGGGAACACGGAACTGGGGTACTGA
- a CDS encoding 6-pyruvoyl trahydropterin synthase family protein — translation MPWTLTSEFTFDSAHVISGYDGPCGRLHGHTYRVRMQLTSERLRPSAHVKRSIMVADFKTLKWAKKDVDAGGLDHAYLNDLPELGDDTTAEVVAAYIHRHTMRRVRADLQDGDDGADLRLRVTLWETPDSCCEYWEA, via the coding sequence ATGCCGTGGACGCTGACGTCGGAATTCACGTTCGACTCCGCGCACGTCATCAGCGGGTACGACGGTCCCTGCGGCCGCCTGCACGGGCACACGTACCGCGTCCGCATGCAGCTCACGAGTGAGCGCCTGCGGCCCAGCGCGCACGTCAAGCGCAGCATCATGGTCGCCGACTTCAAGACCCTCAAGTGGGCCAAGAAGGACGTCGACGCGGGCGGCCTCGACCACGCGTACCTCAACGACCTCCCGGAACTCGGGGACGACACCACCGCCGAAGTCGTCGCCGCATACATCCACCGCCACACCATGCGGCGCGTCCGTGCCGACCTGCAGGACGGGGACGACGGCGCGGACCTGCGGCTGCGCGTCACCCTCTGGGAGACGCCCGACAGCTGCTGCGAGTACTGGGAAGCATGA
- the queF gene encoding preQ(1) synthase → MNEQQTGATAPQDRPGFSRRYDVQGLDAIDVAVLDTFPQLRDDDTTRYPGEPMEITIRTDEFSPVCPWSGLPDFGELVIRYLPRDTCVELKSLKYYLTSYRFVGIYHEHATKRVLGDLVRLLDPLSMHVTCDYGMRGGIRTVVTVNYVAPDHTPATRTS, encoded by the coding sequence ATGAACGAACAGCAGACCGGGGCGACCGCCCCGCAGGACCGCCCTGGCTTCAGCCGCCGCTACGACGTGCAGGGCCTCGACGCCATCGACGTGGCCGTCCTCGACACCTTCCCGCAGCTGCGGGACGACGACACCACCCGCTACCCGGGCGAACCGATGGAGATCACCATCCGCACCGACGAGTTCTCGCCCGTCTGCCCGTGGAGCGGCCTGCCGGACTTCGGCGAACTGGTGATCCGCTACCTGCCGCGCGACACCTGCGTGGAACTCAAGAGCCTGAAGTACTACCTCACCAGTTACCGCTTCGTGGGCATCTACCACGAGCACGCCACCAAACGCGTGCTGGGCGACCTCGTGCGCCTCCTCGACCCGCTCAGCATGCACGTCACCTGCGACTACGGCATGCGCGGCGGCATCCGCACCGTCGTCACCGTCAACTACGTCGCGCCGGACCACACGCCCGCCACCCGGACGTCCTGA